The nucleotide sequence CGCTAAACACACCTGACGGCCCGATCACAATTCCACTCTCTAACGTGGCGACTGTTAAACGAGTCACAATTCCGGGGGAGATTGCTCATTACAACATCGCTCGTGTTAATGATGTGCATGTCAACGTTTCCGGTCGCGATGTTGGATCGGTGGCTCGCGAAGTTCGGCAGGCTTTAGCAGGTATGGAATTTGAAAACGGAGTTTCAACAACAATCCGTGGCCCCGTCGAAACGATGGAATCGGGAATGCAACTCTTGGGAGTCGGACTCGTTGTGGCTGGGATTCTCGTCTACCTGGTGCTGATGGCCCAGTTTCGTTCTTTCGTCGATCCTTTGATCATCATGCTCGCTGTCCCACTCGGTTTGGGGGGCGTCCTGCTGGTGCTTTATCTGACCAACACGTACATCAACATCCAGTCACTGATGGGAACATTGATGATGATTGGCGTGGTGGTGAACAACTCGATTCTGTTGGTCGAATTTGCGAACCGACGCCGTGCTGACGGACTGGCTCCCCGGGAAGCTGCTTTATCAGCCGCACAGGTTCGATTGAGACCGATTTTGATGACGTCGTTGACGCTGGTCGCTTCGATGCTGCCTCTCTCATTTCAACTCTCACCAGGTAATGAAGCGATGATTCCGCTCGCTCGAGCGCTTCTCGGAGGGATGATCGTATCGACGCTATTGACGCTGGTGCTTGTTCCCTGTGTTTACTCGCTGGTTCATCGGCGTTCCGGAACCGCAACCTGATGGCTGACGCGTCGGCACAAAGCAGACTCAATCGCGAGGTTGGTCTCGTCGGAGCGATGATGATGGGACTCGGCTCCATCATTGGCACCGGTGTTTTCGTGAGTATCGGCATCGCCGCAGGAGTGACTGGTCCGTCCGTCATTCTGGCAATCATCGTCGGTGGATTTGTCGCCACTTTCAATGGGTTGAGCAGCGCCCAGCTTGCCGCAAATCACCCAGTCAGCGGCGGCACGTACGAGTACGGCTATCGCTGGCTAAACCCAGCTCTTGGATTCACCGCTGGCTGGATGTTCTTATGCGCCAAGAGTGCATCAGCTGCGACAGCTGCCTTGGGGTTTTCCGGCTACGCGCTAAATCTGTTCGAGCTAGATCCGTCGACATTGACCGCCCCGGTGGCTGTTGGGGTTGTGGTCGTCATGACACTGCTCGTGCTCGGCGGGATCAAGCGATCCAACTGGACGAACATCGCCATTGTCTCTCTGACTCTTGCTTCACTTGCCTATTTCATCTTGGCAGGGATGCCGACCGCCATGAAGAACGGAACAGAAAATCTCTCACCGTTCTTTCAGCCAAACGACTTAAGACGGGCATTCAGCGGCTTTTTCGAAGCCTGTGCGTTGATGTTCGTGGCTTATACAGGTTACGGACGCATCGCCACGCTGGGTGAGGAAGTGGTCAATCCTCGCTATACAATTCCTAGGGCGATGATCATCACTCTGGTTGTGACGTCGATGCTTTACGCAGCAGTCGGTGTGATTGGTATCGCATCGAGTGGGTCGAAGCTTCTCGCAGATGCCACGACCGAAAAAGCAGCTCCCCTGGTCGTTGTCGCCCGAGAATTCGATTCGGTAACTGCGGAGAAAGTGATTGCCGTGGGAGCGGTTACTGCAATGCTCGGCGTGCTGCTCAACCTCATTCTGGGACTGTCACGCGTCGCGCTGGCGATGGGGAGGCGTGGTGATCTGCCGCATGCTCTGGGACGCCTGAATCAATCACAATCGACTCCAACCGTGGCTGTGACCGTCGTCGGAACCGGAATTGCCCTGCTTTCGTTGATCGGCGACGTGAAGACAACTTGGTCCTTCAGCGCGTTCACCGTTCTTGTCTATTACGCCCTGACAAATCTCGCTGCCATTCAGCTCTCTGCTGAAGAACGACTCTTCCCGAAGTTCATTCCCTGGCTGGGTCTCATCTCTTGCTTATCGCTGGCTTTCTGGGTCGAGCCATACATCTGGATTGCGGGAGTGGCCCTCATCGCTGGCGGACTCGTCTTTCAGTTCATCATGCGACAACTGGCTCGTCGCGGCTCTTGAATTCAGGTCCGTTGAGGTCCTGGGAAGAATGCATTGGTTCGCCGTGCGTATTCCGCGTACTCGGGTTTGTCTTGACTCAACGACTTCTCCAGAAGTCGAACACCTGAGATTTGCATTAGAAAAATCGACATCACAATGGGGCCGATGGCAGTCCAGTAGTTCTCCCCATGAGCGATCGCGATTAAATAGATCCCCCACCACACGCAGAAGTCTCCGAAGTAGTTAGGGTGGCGTGTGTACTTCCACAGTCCGCTCTGAAGCACTTTTCCCTCGTTCTCAGGATTGGAACGAAAGCGTGCAAGTTGCCAGTCGCCAATCGATTCGAAGGACAATCCAATTCCCCAAAGCATCAAACCCGCAATCGTCAACAGAGTCCAGCCAGCTTGATGATTCGCAATTCCTGCCTGCAGGGGTAAAGACACCACCCACATGACCACGCCTTGCAGCAGAAAAACGGTGAACAGGCTCTGCCACCAGAACGACTCACCTCGAGAATTTCGCATCGACACATAACGCTTGTCTTCCGGTTGCCCACTATTTCGCCAGACCAAATAGAGTGTCAGTCGCACTCCCCAAATGGTCGTTAAGCAGGGCAAGAGCAGTTGGGTTGTCGAATAAGTCGACACTGACAGCCCGTACGTGATCCAGCCAACGATGACAAATCCCATCCCCCAAACAAAATCAACAATGCTGACATTCCGCAACGGAATACTCACGATCCATGTCGCCAGCATCAAAATCCCGATGGCAGCAGCGTTCCAAACCAAGGTCTCTCCGAGCATGACTTACGACTCCTGGTTTCGAAATAGATAGTGGCAAACTTTCCATTCATTCCCATCGCGGTAACCGAAGAGTTCCGCACAGGCCATGAAGAAAATTCTCCATCGCTGGAACCAGATTCGCGATTGCTCTTTGCCGTAAGCCTCATCAAAGATTGAGAGAATGTGACCTTTGTTCTCATCCATCGATTGAAGCCAGGCATTGCTGGTCTTTTCGTAATTTCGTCCGTTCCAACTCCACCTGTTCATAAGTTTCAGATCGTCCTGGTAATTCAGAAACAGGTCTTCGCTGGGCATCATCCCTCCGGAAAAGAAGAACCGAGTCATCCAGTCTTGCGGACCTTGATCTTCGAAAAAGTAAGATTGTTGTTTGTGTGCGAAAACGTGGACAAACAATAACCCGTCCGGTTTCAACCAGTGATGAATTCGTCGAAACAACTCTCTGTGATTTCGTACATGTTCAAACATCTCAACTGAGACAACACGGTCAAACCGATCATGGGGAGCGAAGTTGTTGATGTCCTCAGTCATCACTTTAATGTTCTCCAAGCCTCGCGCTTTCGCTTGCGATTCGATGAATCGTTTTTGGCTCGACGAGTTCGAAACAGCGGTCACCTGCGACTTCGGGAAGCGCTCGGCCATCCACAGCGAAAGCGAACCCCATCCGCAACCAAGGTCGAGGATTGAATGCCCATCTTTCAACTCCGCACGTTGACAGCTTATCGACAATGCCGACTCTTCTGCCTGCCGAAGTGAAGTTGCCCCATCTTCCCAATGACAACAACTGTATTTCAGGTGAGGCCCGAGCACGTATTGAAAGAACTCAGCAGGAACTTCGTAATGCTGATCGTTGGCCTCCTCAGTCGCTAAAGCGATCGGTGAACTTGCACACTCTTGAAGAAAGGTAGTCTGTGGGGACTCATCTTCATTGCCTGAGGAGTGCATCTTCTGAAGACGTTTCGAAAGCAGCGAGCGAATCCCCAAGCGGATGAGCTGATCCGAAATCCAACCATATTCCGCTGCAGAGAGTACAGATTTCGTTATTCCTGCATATGACATTAGAGTCTGCCATCCTTCTTTTATCTTGCACAAGCACAATGTTTAGTTGTCTGCAAAGCAAGATTTCTCCCAAACGAACTGTCCCACGCTCACCGTGTGTTCCTGAAAAGCTGCTTCGCAATAGCAGAGGTAATACATCCACATGCGAAGGAATCGCTCGTCGAAACCTAAAGACCGAACTGCATCAGACTTCCGCGTGAATTCATCTTTCCAGCACTGTAATGTTCGCATGTAACTCTCAGGGAACTGCAAAGCGTCCACGAGATTCAGCGATGTCTTCTCAACGGATGCCTGCATTGCACCGACAGAGGGAAGATGCCCCCCTGGAAAAATATACTTTTGAATGAAGTCTACGCCGCGTGAGTACTCGTCATAGCGATAGTCAGGCATTGTGATCGCTTGCACGAGCATTGTTCCACCCGGTTTGAGGAGACGGTTACAAGCTTGGAAGTAGGCAGGAAGAAACTCCTGACCGACAGCTTCGATCATTTCGATTGAAACGAGCTTGTCATAAACTCCGGTGAGATGGCGGTAATCTTCTCGCAGCAAAGTCACACGATCCTGCAGACCGGCCGATTCAATCCTCTCACGTGCAAGTTCATACTGTTTGTCGGAGATCGTTGTGGTCGTCACGCGACAGCCATAATTGCTGGCTGCATGGAGAGCGAACCCACCCCAGCCCGTGCCGTTTTCGACGACATGATCTGATTGCTTCAGGGAGAGTTTTCGGCAGATTCTTTCGAGCTTTTCGACGGAAGCTTCCTGCATCGTCATCTGGGGACTGGTGAACAGACCTGATGAGTACATAAGCGTCGGGTCGAGAAACAACTGAAAGAATTCATTACTCAGGTCGTAATGAGCTGCGATGTTTCGTCGACTCCCAATGTGCGTGTTCTTCATGAATCGATGCTTCAACACCGCAAAGGACCGTGCGAGGCGAGCCCAACCTCCATCCATCGCGGTGAGGCGTGTCAAATTACGACACATGAGTCGCATGACAACAGTCAGGTCATCCGTTGTCCACTGTCGTTCCAGATAAGCTTCAGCAGCACTCAAGCTTCCACCGAGTAAAATCTGCTGAAAGCACGATTCATCCAGAATCTCGACATTCGCTTCCAGTTGGTCTGAACTCTCTTCCCCAAACTGCAAACGCGTTCCGTCCGGCAACTGAACTTGCAGGCGACCATACTTAAGTTGAGAAAACAACTTCATCAACAATTTCTGTCCAAAAGACGACTTTGACACGCGCGTCGACGAAGTGCTTCGAACATGAACTGCCTGAGGTAATGTGAGATTGTCGCTCATGATGCCAATTGCCAGAAACTCAAAGGAATGATTTCGAAAAACTGTTCAGAATGAATTTGAGTGGGAGAGCTGTTTCTTTGGGTGCGGGTGATATTTTGCCCCCTTCCACCATAGCTTTAGAGCTTGCCAGTAAATTCCCGTGAGAACGCGCCCTGTCATGAAAGGATAAGATAAGAGGACATGATTTAAGTTTCTCGACGTCATCGGCTGTCGCTGCATCGACATTGTTGCCGAAAATGCCCGACTTCCTTCCCGCCAATTCTCGATTGAAACCGACAGCGATTCATCCGGCAATGACAGTTTCCAACGGTACTGCATCTCCATTGGCATGAATGGAGAAACGTGAAACTCTTTGTCATGCCCCGTCGTGAGCAGCCTGCTGTCTGAAGAAGTACGAAGATCCAAGACGTAACAATGTTGTTCACCCCATGGAGTGTTATTGACTTCGGCCACAACGACTTCGACACGATCTTCCTCGGCGGCAAAGCAGTAGTAAAAGCTGACGGGATTCATGACATACCCGAAATACCTCAAATGAGTCAGCATGCGGATGGGCCCAGTCGGGCAGTATCCAAGTTCCAGATCGACAAGATTTGCAACAGAGTCATTCAAGGGTACATCTGGGTCGCCGAAATGATCTTCTCGCCGAAACCATGCAATCGCTGCACGCCTTGTTGACCAAGTCCATTTTTTCCCGAAGACATCATCGAGTTCCTGCAAGTCGAGATAGACCATAAACAGGCGATACTCGAACTGATGTTCGAACGGACGCATTCGACGATGCTGTACTCTTCCGAGATACAGACAGCTTTTCAGATCGGAGTCAGTGTTTGAATCAGGCACGGGTCAACAGCTCCACGCGATCATTCGGTTGAGTTACCTGTGACCAAGTTGGAGTAATGCCGAAAGCAGCGCAAACACGCAGAGCGCTGGTCACTCCATCTTCATGAAAACCATTGCCCCAATATGCTCCGCAATAGGAAGTCGAGTTGCGTCGAATCAGCTCCGCATGCCGTTGTTGAGTTTGAGATCGCCGGATAGTGAACACAGGATGGCTGTATTGATATGTTCCGATTAGCGAATCTGAGCGAATGTGTTCCTCGTCGTTAAGCGTGACACAGTAGGTTTCCGGTTCATGAATGTGCTGCAAGATATTCATGTTGTATGTCACGTTCGGGCGTTGCTCATTTCTCCGAATACGATAGTTCCAGCTGGACCAAGTCGATCTTCGCTTCGGAAGGACTTGAGCATCAGTGTGCAAGACCGCGGTGTTTTTACTGTAGGGAAACTCTTCGAGAATCTCTGACTCGTGCGAGGATGGATCTGCCAGCATCTTTAGAGCTTGATCGGAGTGACAGGCGAAAATGACCTCGTCGAACGATTCTTCATCGGAATCTGTTTTGATTGTCACTCCATCTGTATCACGCACAACCGATCTTACTGGTGAATTGAGTCGAACACGCGAGCGGAACGGGTGTACGAGGAGCTTGACGTACTCACGAGATCCTCCTCGAATCACTCGCCAAACCGGACGGTCGTTTAGGCTCAATAATCCATGATGCTTGTAGAATTCGATAATGAAACGAATCGGGAAGTCTCGAAACCGTTGCATTGGGCACGACCAGATGGCAGCCCCCATCGGAAGCAAGTATCGGTCGGCGAAGGCGTTTGAAAACCGAAAACGACTGAGATACTCACCAACCGAACAGTCTTCAGAAACGATCTCGAGGTGCGACGGAGCTTGAGAATTAAAACGGAGAATGTCCGCAAGCATCCGAAGATGGGACGACCGCAGAAGATTCTTCTTCTGAGCGAAGAGAGTTTTTAAGTTTGTCCCGCTGTACTCAACTCCACTCTGTTCGCAGGCGACACTGAAGCCCATCGACGTCGGCCGAGATTCGACTCCCAGTTCGTCCAGAAGTCCGATGAAGTTGGGATAGGTTCGGTCATTGAAGACGATGAATCCAGTGTCGACAGCATGGACTGTACCCGCTTCCGATCGAACATCTACTGTGTTGGTATGGCCGCCGATGTAGTCGTTTGCTTCGTAGAGAGTGATCTCATGCTCGGGGTTCAGCAGATGGCCGCACGTCAGTCCGGAGATGCCAGTTCCGATAATCGCGATCTTCACTGCATCCTCCTTAGTGTATGATGATCGATGTCAGCACATGACAATCTCAATTCCGCGAACCGAACTTTGCCGACTGTTGTCGCAGAATCTCGAGGATTGGATTTCATTGTGCCAAAATCGTGTGATGTGCGTCAAAATTTGGCCGAGAACAATTCAAAAACTTCCATCTGGATCCTCCGCTCTACTTCTGTCGATCCTAGACTTCGTCGGAGAATCGACGAGTTATTTTTCGGAGAGTCCTCCATTGTGCCGCAAAAACGATCTGTCTTGGCCAATTCATCTCGCCTGGACCGACTTCACAGAGGTGAGCCAAGATGCAGAACAAAATGGCAAGAAGCTAGAAAAACGATTCGCGTCCCACCGCAGACAACACCGGGGAGTTGGAGGGAACATCATTCTCCGAACAAGTTCCTTTCCGGAGTCGCAATCTCGACGAGTTCTACCGTTGACAGTGCATCGAGTTCGGAGATGCTCCGTCGAATGGCATCTGGGTAATCAAACTCAACAGTCACTCTCAACTCATTCGTGTGACGGACTTACCAGCGTGCAATCGGGGTATACACCGAGTCCATTTGAGTCGCAGTTGATTCGCTCAGGAGGCGTGCTCAACATGGAAATCAGATCGCCCACAAGTCAATAATGTTAATGTGAGACAGATCTGTTCCAGCGTAAACGCTGTTGACCTGCCTGCATCCGGCAGGAAACTGCCTCTTCCCATTGACGCTGCACCAGTACGTTCGCAGATCTCGGCGAATGAATTCAAAACGGCATTTTAAGGGAGCCACAAAGCATGCCCATGCCTAATCCACTGTTTTCGAAGATTTCTGCGATCACTCTTTTCGCACTTGTCCAGGCGACCTGCTTCGCTCAAGAAATCCCGCTCGTTTACGACGTTGAACACGGTGGAGCAGAATTCTCGAATACAGTACTGCCAGACTTCGACAACCTGCCAACGGTCCGACCTCTTCCGGATCCGTTTGCCTGGTCCGATGGAAATGGGCGATCGACAGAATTCCGAGACTGGGCTCGACGTCGGTCTGAGATCAAAGCGGAAATTGAACATTACGAAATCGGACAGAAACCGCCAAAGCCCAGTGAACTGTCAGCGAGTTTCGAGAACGGAACGCTGACCGTTCGGGCAACGGAAGGCAGTGAGTCCCTGACACTGACTGCGAAGGTTCTACTCCCCGAGGGAGACGGTCCGTTTCCTGCCGTCATCGGAATTGGATTTGGAAGTGGCACCGGAAGCCTGCCGGCTGACATCTTCACGAGTCGCAGCATCGCCACGATTTCATTCAACTTCAATCAGGTGATGGCACATCAACAACAGCGAGGGAGTGAGCCCATCAATCGACTTTATCCCGAACTGACACATATCGGAGCTTACAGTGCTTGGCCGTGGGGAATTAGTCGCATTATTGATGGATTAGAACTCGTTGCGGATGAATTGCCGATCGACCGAAAACGGCTCGCCGTGACTGGCTGTTCTTTCGCAGGGAAGATGGCTTTATTTGCAGGAGCGCTCGATGAACGGATTGCACTCACCATTGCTCAGGAATCGGGTGGCGGTGGCGCGGCAGCATGGCGGGTTTCGGAAACTCTCGGCAACGTGGAAACGCTTGGCAGAACCAGTCGACAATGGTTCCTGGAAGACATGTTTCAATTCTCGGCCGCGGTTGAAAGACTTCCGCATGACCATCACGAACTCATGGCGATGGTTGCTCCGCGAGCGCTCTTGATCCTCGGGAACCCTGACTACGAATGGTTGGCCGACGAATCCGGATATGTTTCGTGTCGAGCCGCACATGAAGTGTGGAAGACATTCGGAATCGGAGATCGGTTTGGATTTTCAATCGTTGCAGGTCACCCTCACTGTCAACTTCCTGACAGCCAGCGGCCCGAAGTCGAAGCGTTTGTCGACAAGTTTCTGTTGGGCAAATCAGAGACGAATACAGACGTCACCAAACATCCTTTCGATTCGGTCGAGCACGAGTTTTGGTACGACGGCTGGGCCAAAGGAGAGTCAACTTTTCCGTCGCTGGACGACGAACATACGGAAACCCTGACTCTTGAAGCAGAGTCCTCGAAACATGGGGCTGACTGGAGAATCGTCAGTGATCCAGAAGCATCCGCTAGGAAGTACCTCACGGTCAACCTTGGACTCAATAGTCCGCAAGTACCCCCGCACGGTGACGACGCTGCGATGACAATTTCATTCGAAACAACAGTCGAAGCAAAGTATTACATTCACGCAAGACTCAACTGCCCCTCGCCAGACGACGACTCATTCTGGATCAAAATTGACGACGGAGACTTTCAGGCTGTCAACGGCCTTGGGACGAATGGTTGGGAGTGGGCGAAACTTGCTGCAGCGAAGCTCAATCCCGGGATGCACTCGATTACCATCAAGTATCGAGAGGACGGAGCCTTACTCGATCAGATCGGAGTGACAACGTACCCATTCGGGCTGAACGGAGTTTTTCCGGCCGACAAGTGATTCAGTGTCGAGACGAAGAAATTCTAGGTTGTCCGTAGCTTCCTCAGCCATTTGTTCATCCAGCTGACCAGATGATTCCAGCTGCCCACAAGATTCCGAGCGTGGTTATGATCGCCCCGCTGACTTGGAAGAAGCGATGAACGGACTCGCCCCACAGAATTCGTGAACGTGCGACGAGTAGTCGGTAAACCACAAAGTCACTTTTTAGAGTACCGCAGACCAACATGAACAATCCGATGATTGCCATCAAAGTCCCCCAGAAAACATTCATCGGTTCGTCTCCATCTATAAGTCCCAACGCGATTCTAGATTACCTTTAAACCAGAGCAGATGTAATACTAACCCACCGAGCTGCAAGCAGCGTACGGAACAGGCTGGCCCACTAGGCACCTCGCTTCGAAACCTCGCTCCTGTGTGTCAGACGCAGAATGCCAACTGCGAGCAGAGACAGAAGAAACTTGAATGCTACCAGATGGTGAGGATCCTTGATGAAACGAGCACCGAAGGAGTTGAGTTTTGAGATGGCACCCGCCTGGTGAGCCAACAAGGTCCAGACAACATCTAGTACCGAAATTGCAGCGACGAGGAATAGACAGTAGAAGGTACCACGGCGATCTTCATCGAGCAGCAGTGGCCTGGGTCCAGTCGGCATTGGCTTTGGACAATATGAGAGAAGACGATAGAAAAATACAGCTGCTGAAAAAGCGTGATCAGATGCAAGGCCTTCACTCACCGCTCAGCAATGCCTGATAACGCTTTAGCGATTCAAGGTGGTCATCATCCGCTCTGAGACCGATATGACCATCTGGTCGAATCACCAAGAGCGTGACGTCCTTTACACCAAGAATGTCGGCGCCTGCTGGAGTGATTTGGGCGTCTGCCTGTTGAGGATCGGGCTGAGTCGTGACCAGAAACACTGCTTCGATGATCGAGTAATTCTTTGCTGCATTGATCGCCGCGACGAGTTCAGTTATCGGCCCATGCTTCTCTGGTGACCGTCCAATGACGAAAACGGTGTGGCCAGTCCGCTGAGCGAGTTGATGCAGTCGTTGCTTTCTCCGATCAGGCTGCTTTCCCTCATCAGGCAGTACGATTTTAACTGTGTTCGGAAGACGTTGACCTGCTGCGAGAGTTTCGGCAGATTTCCCGATGACGATTGGTGAGTCGCTGTAGTCGATGTCGAGTTCAGTCTCCGCGATGACTTCATTACGCTGAGCGTTGGGGTCATGGAACATCTCGTTCAGAGATTCATCGCGTTTGATCCGCTCGCTTCTAGAAGCTGGTTTTTGCATCAGCTCCGCTGCGTCTCCAGAAGCGGTAATGGCTTGCGCAACCGGGAGTCTTTCAGCTTCGTAACTTTCTAAGATTTTCGGTGTACATTGACCGTTACAAACATGAGCTAATTTCCAAGCAAGGTTAAACGCGCCCTGCAATCCGGAATTCATCCCGTGCCCTTGAGCAGGCGTACAGACGTGGGCAGCGTCCCCCGCCAGAAAGATTCGACGGGACCGGAATTGCTTGGCCACCTTCGTGTGACACTGAAAGCGGGTGGGATTTGAGACTTCCTCGAAGCTGACGTTCGTCAAATATCTCGACAGAGTTGTTGAAGCATTACCAAGCAAATCGGCGTCTGGTGAATTTGGACGCAGGTAAACACGCCATCGCTGATCCGGAAGTGCAGTCAGGATGACGGGGACTTCATCCAGATAAACAAAGATACCTTCAGAAGAATTCGGCCAGTTGACCACGGTCGCATCAAAGACAGCCCAAGGCTCTTCGATATCGTGGCCGGTTATCTCAATTCCTGCCAGCTCTCGAGTTGTGCTGCGGAATCCATCGCACCCGACGACCCACTGCGCAGAAATTCGTTCGCGTCGGTCATCAAGTTGAATCGTGGCAACGACTTTCTGTTGCTCTTCCTCAAGTTCAACCAGTCGAGCGGACCGAAGCATGCATCCTCCCTGCTGCTGAAGATACCTGGTCAGAATCGACTCCGTCACTTCTTCCGAAATTCCGAGGTTGAACCCGTAGCTGCTATCACACGATGAAAGATCGAGTTCTCCCAAAAACTGGCCAGAAGATGAAATCTGCACGATGCGTTGTTTAACCCCTAGCTGTAAAAACTGGTCGACAATACCCAGCGACTCAAAGACTTCGAGAGAGCGGGGATGAATAACAGTTGCCCGGTCCCAATGCAGTGGTTCCGGATGTGCATCAATGATCAGGCAATTGACTCCACGACGCTGGAGTTCGGCGGTAAGCAACAACCCGGTTGGACCAGCACCGACGACGAGAACCTGCGGATCGAGTGACATGTTCGTTGCACATCAAATAGAACGGGATCGACACACTTGCTTCACAAAGACGCGATGCGTTCGCATCACGTCTTCGAAGCATTGATGAGTGTGAATTCTATCAATCAACGATGACTGGTCGTCAACTCACAGCAGCATTCATCGCATCGTCCGAACTTCCACATCAGATGGCCAGATATGGAAGTGGTCCCCCCAAAGCAGTTCTTTAGCTCTTCAGCTCATTGTTACTTCAACATCGGAAGATAGGCATAGCCATCCTTTTGCAAGTTGACCAAAGCTGTCAGCGCGGAGACTGCGACTTTCGCTTGGTCGCTGACTTCCGATGGTTTGGCTCCCGTCCCGATGAGTGACTGACCGCAAACGAAGACGTCCACTCCAGCATCCTTCAATTGCCGCAGACAAGCTAGACTCGGATTCCCATTTGTTTTGAAGCGAGTTGCGTAGGCAGCGTCGTTCAAGACCGCCAAAGTCGCGTCGCCGTGCAATACGACAGCAATTCTAACATCAGCGGAATTCTTCCCTGCGCCGGCGTAAATGTTCACGAACCGGCACACCTTCTCGATGGCGGAGTTCAACTTGTCTGGATCGCTGCCCTTGGTGATATCGACCACAATTTTGCTGCCCTCGCGCGGCTGATGAGCAGCTTCGGGAAGATTCACGACCTTGCCGAAGTCAGCAATTCTCGGATTGCTGTATTG is from Thalassoglobus sp. JC818 and encodes:
- a CDS encoding DsrE family protein, which codes for MYRTTVTSLMILALASAIHSQANAQSSATASPTAGEESFQYSNPRIADFGKVVNLPEAAHQPREGSKIVVDITKGSDPDKLNSAIEKVCRFVNIYAGAGKNSADVRIAVVLHGDATLAVLNDAAYATRFKTNGNPSLACLRQLKDAGVDVFVCGQSLIGTGAKPSEVSDQAKVAVSALTALVNLQKDGYAYLPMLK